Within the Thermosynechococcus sichuanensis E542 genome, the region GGCTGGGACTCCCGCAGGAAGGGTTCCACCTCAAAATAGGCCGCTTGACAAGTGGCTAGAGTTTGAGCATCTACTGCCTCGGCACCATAGTAACTGCGACTGTGAACTTGAAAGAGATGCTGAATACTCCGCCGCACGGCTGGCGATCGCTCCCCCAGTTGAAACAGGCGCTCCAATTCCCGCAGATAGTCACCATTAGTCCAGTGGGCTTGCACTCGCAGCCAGCCCGCCTCCTGCAACCGATAGAGCAAGGCCATGTAAAGAGCACGGCAGGCTCCCCGGTAATCCCCCGCCAATTGTAAGTTTTGGGCGAGTTCCAACCATTCCCGCACGGGTCTGGGGCGCTCCTCAAGGGTAGAAATAGCTGTGGGGGAGAAAGCGCGCGATCGCCGTTGCCACCATCGCCACAGGCTCCGCCCTAGGAAATACAGAACGAATCCAAGGCCAACGAGCAAGACCCCCTGAAAGAACCAGCGTAGCCATGCCTCTGAGGGGGGAGGTTCCTCCCCAAATGGCTCCGTTTGCTGGCGAAAGAGTTGAAGAAAAGTGTACTCAAGAGCTTCGCTCCATTGCCGCCACTGGCGATCGCCCTGCCAGCGCAAATGATCGAAAAAGGTCACCGCCGCCAGACCAGACTAGGCCTCCGATTGTCGCACAAAGAGCACAGGGCACTCGGCATAAACCCGCACATAGTCAGAAAGGGAAGTACCCAAAAGGCGATCCAAGTCGGGTAAACTGCGGGCGATCGAGGGACGCCGATCCGGGGAACCCAGCACAAGGAGATCGGCATTGGTGTCGGTAGCAATGCGGCAGATTTCCTCACCAGGTTTACCTGTAGTCAGCACGCACTGGTACTCCACACCCCGCTGTTTGGCCACCGTTGCGGCTTCGGCAAGAATTGGATCCTTTTCGGCAGCGGCGCTGGGGGTATCGGCATGTCCCTTCAGGTCTGGATTGACGTGGGCAAGAATGAGTTTACCGCCTTTGACCCCCTCGATAAGGCGCACCGCTAAATCCAAGGAGGCTTTGGCTGCCGCCGAATGATTGAGCGCCACCATAATGCGATTAATTTTCTTGACAAAGAGGTCATCGCGCACCAGCAACATCGGTCGGGAAGACAGTTGAAACACGTATTGGCTGACGGAGTTTTCGAGAATGGATTGCAGGCGCTTCAGACCCCGCGATCCCATAATGATCAAGTCGGCATTGATTTCATCGGCCACATGCAACACAGTATCTTTGGGATCTCCCTCCCGCAGCATGGTGTTGACGCTAATGACAGGATCAAGGTGCAATCGAGCAACCGCTTCCGCTAGGAGTTTGGCAGCCGCTTGACGTTGCTCGGCCATCTCCTCGGCAGTAATTTTCGGTGGAATCACGTGCAACACTGTGACGGCAGCCCGTTGAATCGCTGGCAGCTCCATCAGCGACTTGAGCATTTGTTCGGATTGTCCAGTTCCAGAGTCTGCCAATAGAATATTTTCAATCATAAATCTTAAACTCCCAAGTTCTGCTGAGCATCACGGCACGGATGGCTACTACGATCATCTTAGGTCTGGGTTAGGGGCTTCTTGGCGGAATGCTACAAATCTTAGGCATTGACGAGAAGTGCGATCGCTGGTGGTAGTGCGATCGCTGGTGGTGCTTTTGATACACTAAGCAAGAGACCGTTCAGGAAACCCCTATGCCGCGATCGCAACGGAACGACAATTTTATTGACAAAACCTTTACGGTCATGGCTGACCTCATTCTCAAGGTCTTGCCCACCAGTTCCCAGTCAAAAACCGCCTTTGCCTATTATCGCGATGGCATGTCTGCCCAAGCAGACGGCGAATATGCTGAGGCGCTAGAGAACTACCAAGCAGCCCTAGAGCTAGAGGAAGACCCCAACGATCGCAGCTACATTCTTTACAACATTGGCCTGATCCACGCCAGCAATGGCGATCATGAGAAGGCGCTCGAGTATTATCACCAAGCCCTTGAACTCAACCCCCGCATGCCTCAAGCCCTTAACAATATCGCCGTGATCTACCACTACTTGGGGACACAGGCAGAGGAGCAACAACGGTCAGAGGAGGCTGAACAACTCTTTGATCGTGCCGCAGACTACTGGAAACGGGCGATTCAACTGGCGCCGAATAACTATATTGAGGCGCAAAACTGGCTGAAGACCACAGGTCGTTCCAGTATGGATGTGTACTTCTAAAGGATTACGCATGGCAACAAAAGTGATTACGGCAGAGGATGTACGTAAAGTCGCCCATTTAGCGCGCTTGGCTATTGATGAAAGCGAGATTGAAGCCCTGACACAGCAACTAGATAGCATCCTTGATTATGTGAATCAACTGAGCGAACTGGATGTGACTGATATTCCGCCGACGACGCGCGCAATTGAAGTCAGTAATGTCACCCGTCCCGACGTGTTGGAACCTTGGCCAAATCGGGAGGATCTACTGGCGATCGCCCCGGATCGCGAGGATGACTTTTTCCGTGTACCCAAAATCATGTAAGGCAGCAGGCTGTGCGACGGCGTCAGTCCCACCCTCCGCAACTCGATCTCTTTCCCTTTCTCTCAATCTTGGCCTGCACCATTGGCACGCTGATCCTGCTGGTTGTGGTGATTAGTGCCAGTAGCCTTGGGCGAGAACGCACCAATGTGCAAATTTTGGCACGGGAAAATGCCCAAAATGAGGGGCGCACCCCCCGCTATCTAGAGTGTCGTCGCGAGGGGGTCATCATCCATCCCGAAAAGGTGTTAGTCCGCGAAGCAGACCTCGGCAAGCCGACCTCAACACTGGCCATTTTACTAGCCAACCTCCGTCGTCAGGGCGATCGCGAGTACATTATTATTGCCGTCCGCCCCGATGGCTTTGACTGCTTTGAGGAGGTGCGCTACCAAGCGGAACGCGCGGGGGTTGCTTTGGGCTATGAACCCTTTAATGCTGAGTGGGAGTTGTGTGTGCCTGCTCCAGGGCGCAGCAATTGCCCCTAGAACCCTAGCTCATCATCCCAAAAGTGGTGGCGGGGCTTAGATTGAGCAATTTTAGTGGGAAAAGCGCTCAGGTGCACCACCCGCTCCTTGGCCACAAGGGCACTACCAATGACTTCGGGATGGGTGAGCCGTACATCTGTACCTTCGGCAAGGGCATCAAAGGTTTCCATTGTTGCCGCCGCCACCGTGGTCAAAAAGGCCTTGGCATCAGCAGTTGTGACCCCTGACCGCTGAGAACGGGACGGTTTGAGGGCTTCAAGGCCGTAGCTGCGGCTGAATTTGGGGAGCAGTTTGCCAAAGGTAGCAGGGAAGTCCAAGAGTTCCAGTCCGAAAATTTGACCGTGCACGACAAACAGCGCGCCAATTTGGTGGGCGATCGCCTGAAAGGCACCCACATATTCATTCAGGGAGTGGGAAGTTTTTTCATAGACATCGGCAAGGGCAGCCGTGGCTGACTCACACGCAAACGCCATGAGATGCTCGTCCACATCGGCCCACACTTCCCCTTGGTTGGCATGGCGACTGCCCATTCGCTTCAGAGATTCCGTAACATGGCGAGTTTTTTTGGCACGACCTGTGGGGTGGTAGGCGCGATCGGCAACGGCAAACTCATAGGAGTTGTAGTGCCAGCGACCCCGCTCAACACAGGAAACAGGAATTTTGAGATCCGTGTGGGCAGGTACCAGGATCGTCAGGTTGAGGATACGGTTTTGCTTAGCCCCCACCAATTCTTCGCCATCCAAGAGCAGCACCGAGCGATCGCTCAAGTTACGGCACAGGAGTTCGGGCACATGACCGCCTGCGGATACCTCAGTAATCTTCAGCAGGTTTTGGTTCATTGCTTCTGTCAGCGTCCAATAGTCGGGTTCTGCTGAGATCGGGCGCAGCAGGGGAAACAGCGTCATGCCACCAAAGGTTTGGGGGGTGCCAATTTCAACGGTTTGTAGGAGTTCTTGGAGAAGATTCATACGCTCACCTCGCAGGGGTGTACATCTTGTTATCCATTGCTGTTGTTAGGGATATGCACCCACCCAGAAAATTGGCGATCGCCCCGCAAGACTATCCTAATGAACTATCCTAATGAAGCCGTGCCTTTATCCTTAGAAATAGCTGATGCTCAGGGTGAATTCTCGAGGGGTTCCTTAAAATCATGCTCCCAGTCGCAATCGCTTCCCTACTCTTTGGCTTTGCCACCAATATGGATAACTTTAGCGTGGCAGTTAGCTATGGTCTGCGCCGCTATCGCATGGGTTGGCTGGGTAATGTCCTGATTGCCGCTCTTTCGGGTGGCAGTACCTTTTTGGCCATGGGGTTGGGGGAGTGGGTGCAGCAGTATGTGCCGTTGATTTGGGCACAGCGCTTTGGCAGTGGTTTGCTGATGGTCATGGGGGCATCAGCACTGACCCGATGCGCGGCAAGCCCCGCCGTTCAGGGCGGGGAAGGATAGCGCGGACTTTGTTGCCTTTCTTGTCTTTGGGTTTCAGTGTGGAGTATAATTAAGATCAACATCCTTTCTCGCGGGATGCAAAAACTGCGAGACGAAGGGCGGGACACGCTGAACGCTTTCAGCGGGACGGCGCAAGCCGTCAGCCCGGATGGCCTGTGGATCGAACCGCACTGGCGGTCGGAAGCAGGAACCCACCGAAGCGAATCAGGGGCGGCTCAATGCCGTGTCTGAGCGCCGTAGGAATCCCTGTCCTTTAGGGCAGGGAGGATGTCAACCTCACGAACTTTGCCACAGGGGTAGCTGCGGGCTTGGCACAGTTACCGATCGCTAGCGCCGTTATCGCGAGTACAGTAACCAGTTGGGTCGGCATTGGCAGTGGCTTTTGGTTGGGGCAGCAACTCCGCGAACAAACCCCCTTGCGCTTTGGCCCTTACTTAGAGGGCTTGGCGAGTCTTTTTCTCATAGCGATTGGTGTCCTCGAGTGGTTTGAGTCCCCCTAGGGCGATCGCCAGAGCACATCGGCCATCCGACACACTTGCACCATTGCGGCCACATCATGGACGCGCACCATCTCGACCCCTTGGGCAATGGCATGGCAGCAAACCGCTGCGGTACCCCAAACCCGGTCTTTAGGATTGGGCAGGTTCAGGACATCACCAATGAAGCGTTTGCGTGACGGGCCGATTAAAAGGGGATAGCCAAGATCGCGAAACCGCTGTAGCTCTCTGAGCAGTGTGAGGTTCTGGGGGGTGGTTTTGGCAAAGCCAATACCGGGATCAATCATCAAGTGTTCGGGGGGAATGCCGCTGGCGATCGCCCGCTGCGTTTGTTCTTGAAAATAGCAAAGCAAATCCTCAATCAAATCTTCATAGTCCGTTAATTGCTGCATTGTGGCTGGCGTTCCCCGCCGATGCATCAGGATATAGGGCACCCCCAGTGCGGCGACTGTGGCAAACATTTCGGGATCCGCTTGCCCGCCTGAGACATCATTGACAATATTCGCACCTGCTGCCACCGCTGCCTGAGCAACCACCGCATGGGTCGTATCAATGGAAATGGGAATCTGCGACTGCTGGCGAATGCCCTCAATCACAGGCAATACCCGCGCTAACTCAGCACTAATGGGCACTTCACTGGCTCCCGGACGGGTGGACTCACCGCCAACATCAATAACATCAACTCCAGCGGCCACCATCTCAAGGGCATGGGCAACAGCACTAGCGGGATTAAAAAAGTCACCGCCATCGCTAAAACTGTCGGGGGTGATATTCAAGATCCCCATGATGTAGGTGCGCTCTCCCCAAACAAAGGCGCGATCGCCCACATGCCAGCCCTTCATGCGCCCGCCTCTCCTTGCCGTTTAGCGTGCAGCTTTAAGAGAATCTCTTGGTGTACCGCTTGCGTAATCGGATAGAGATAGGCCAAAACAATGCCAATGATGAGAAACAAAGTCGGTAGCGGTCCAATGGCAATGCGGATTGCCAACAGTGCTGAGGGGGGCTGAACAGGCTGTGGTTCACCGGCAACGCTGGAGAGGTAGCCTGCCCACTGCAAGGCCTGACCCACTAGAAAAAGCCCCAAGGCAAGGCCAATTTTTTGCAGTAGCACCATAAAGGCATAAAAGACCCCCTCCCGCCGCTGGCCACTATTGAGTTCGTCAAGATCAATCACATCGGGAATCATTGACCAAGGGACAAGATAGGCCGTGGAAACCCCAAACCCCGCCACAATTGCGCAGACATAGACCAGCGTTGTTTGTCCCGGCTGCAACAAAAACAAGCCAGCTTGGGCAATCATCCACAGGGCCATGCCCATGTAATACACCGCTTTTTTACCAATACGCCGACTCACGGCACTCCAGACAAAGAGCATGATCATCGCGGTTGATTGAACTGCTAGCGCCACTTGCGTATATTCGGCCGGAGACATTTGCAACCAATCGCCAATAAAAAAGGGAATCAGCGCGGCCGTAATTTGCACTGCTAGCCAGGAGCAGAGGTAAATCCCCATGACAAACAGGAAGGGACGATTGCTAAAGACCAAGCGCAGTTGTGTTTTCAGAGGTAAAGGGTTTTGGCCACTGCTGGGGGTATGCCCTTCAAATTCCCGTACCCGTTGCCGTGTGCCCCAGACACACCCATAGATGGGCAGCACAGATAATACAGCAGCAATGCCCCCCAGAACAATGTACTGAGTTTTGGGTTCCTTAATGACTTGGAAGAGAATTTGTGCCAACAGCAGCGAGCCAATACTGCCGCCAATGGAAAAGGCAAAGCGAAAACTATTGAGACTGGTGCGTTCGTTGTAGTCCTCCGTCAGCTCTGGTGTCAGGGCACTGTAGGGCAGGTTGACTGCGGTGTAAAACGTGTTGAACAAAAGACCAATCAGGACATAGTAGTAAAACAGGAGCGATTGATCTATCGGTGGTATCCACCAATTCAAGAAAAAGCTAAGCCCAAAGGGAACCGCTGCTGAGATCATCCAAATGTGGCGGCGTCCCCACTTGCCCACGGGGGTGCGATCGCTGAGGTAGCCGATGATCGGATCATTGATGGCATCCCAGATTTTGCCAATCATCAGCACACTACCCGCCAAGCCAGCATTCAGTCCAGCCACATTGGTCAAGAACACCATCAGAAAAAACACCTGTAAATTGGCAGTGATGGCGGTTCCGAGATCACCGGCGCCAAAGGCCACTTTTGTCCATAGGGAAAGGGGTGGACGGGCACTGGTGGCAGCAGAATTTGGGCTGGATGGGTCTAGTGGCATGATGCTTTGTCCATTGCGATTGTTTTTTTAACGATTAGCCAGCCACTGCGACTGCCCATTGACTTGCCCATTCTAAAATGTCCTTCACCTGTTCAGGCGTTTTCCCTTGGCAGTAGAGGCGCAGCAGGGGTTCCGTGCCACTAAAGCGAATCAGTAACCAACCGCCATCGGCTAGATGAAACTTGTAGCCGTCAATGCTCTCCCAGTGGCTCACAGGGCTATCCAAAATCTGGGTAAAGGGATGCTCTGCTAGGATTGCTTCTAGTTTTTGTCGCTGTGCCAAGGAGGCGAGGGTGAGATCAACGCGATCGTAGGCACTGTAAAAGTTCATGGTTTTTTGCAACTGCTGATAGTATTCCCCTATGCTTAAGCCGGAGGTCACCAGAGCCTGTAGTAGGTACAGTGCCGAAAGGAGGGCATCCCGTTCCGGAAGATGGTGGCCATAGCCAATTCCTCCGGATTCTTCAGCGCCTAACAGGACAGCTTCCCCTGCCAGCATGCGATCGCCAATGTACTTAAAGCCAATGGGCGTTTCAATCACTGCTAAACCATGGTGAGCGGCCACTCGTGCCACCAGATCTGAACTGCTAATGGACTTGATTACAGCTCCGCGGTAAGGACTGTGCCGTGCCAGATGATCAATCAAGATGGGAATAATTTCTTGGGCGGTGTACAGCACCCCCTTGCCATCAATGACCGCTAGGCGATCGGCATCACCGTCAAAGACTAAACACACTGTCGGGGTAGCACTATGTTGCTGCCGCAGTTGCTCTTGAGTTGCGGTTAAATAACGGCCAATGGGTTCAGGGGCACCCCCACCAAAGAGGGGATCGCGATCGCGCCGAAACTCTCGTATCGGGACTTCTAATAACCGCTCTAATCCGCCGGCGGCCACCCCATGCATAACATCGGCACAGACTTGCAGCTGACCGCTGGCGATCGCCTCCCGAATGGGTCTTGGATCAACATGAGTGCGCAAGGCCCCACAATAGCTAGGCCAGGGATCAAAGGCTTGATAGTCTGTTTTTGCTGGACCCACAGGTGGCGGGTCTCCCTGAGCGAGCTGTGCTTCAATGGCTTGGGTAACCGTCGTTGGTACTGAGCCGCCAAAGGCGCCTTTCACCTTCAGCCCGGCATAGATACCGGGATTGTGACTTGCCGTGATCACCAACCCACCAATGGCTGCCTCTGCCTTAACCGCCCAACTAAAGGCGGGGGTCGGTGCCGCACAATTTGAAAGCCACACTTGGTAGCCTTGGCTGGCGAGCAATTGGGCAACGGCGGCGGCAAACTGTTCCGCCAAAAACCGGCGATCGTAGCCGACAATAATGCGAGGCGTTATGCCCTTGCCATAGGTCCGATGGAGCACTGCCGCCGCTGCCTTGGCTGCCCGCAGCAGACGATTAAAAGTAAACTCAGCGCCAATGATGCCGCGCCAGCCATCGGTACCAAAGCGAATGGGGGCATCCTCAGGAATAGAAACCTGCTCTAGGCGCAGGATAGAACCAACCATAGAGTGCAAAACCCAACCCCCCTCTGAACATATCATGGAGTTATACCGTCCTTTTCCGAAGTGGAAATGAGGATGATATAATTATTGCGAATTGTTAATTAGGCAACGGGCACTGCTGCTGAGTGCCTTTTGGAAGTAATCAGCCCCTAGGAGCCTAGACCTGCATCACTTTAGAGAGGTATTGAACACTATGGCATTTGTACAAGAACCCCTTCCCTTTGATCCGGGTGCCCTTGAACCCTATGGGATGTCTGCGAAAACCTTTGAATTTCACTATGGCAAGCACCATAAAGCCTACGTGGACAACCTCAATAAACTAACCCAAGATACTGAACTGGCTGATAAATCCCTAGAAGATGTGATTCGCATAACCTATGGCGATGCTGCCAAGGTGGGCATCTTCAACAACGCCGCTCAAGTGTGGAATCACACCTTCTTCTGGAATAGCCTCAAGCCCGGTGGCGGTGGCGCTCCGACAGGTGATGTGGCGGCTCGCATTAACAGTGCCTTTGGGAGCTACGACGAGTTCAAATCCCAGTTCAAAAATGCGGCGGCAACCCAATTTGGCAGTGGTTGGGCATGGTTGGTGCTCGAAGCTGGTACGCTGAAAGTGACTAAAACCCCCAATGCCGAAAATCCCTTGGTTCATGGTCAAGTGCCCCTGCTGACCCTTGATGTGTGGGAGCACGCCTATTATCTCGACTACCAAAACCGTCGTCCGGACTTTATTGATAACTTCCTCAATCAACTGGTGAACTGGGACTTTGTTGCCAAAAATCTAGCGGCTGCCTAAGGTTGCCAATTTTATTCTGCGGTTACTCAATTGCTTCCCTGAACCCCGTTCCGCTCGAGCGGGGTTTTTTGCTGCTAATTCGTGAGTCAACCACAGCGATACAATATGGTTAAGTTAAAATTAAGATGAAAGTAAGCTTGGTTAATAAACGTTAATTTAAGAGTGGTAT harbors:
- the folP gene encoding dihydropteroate synthase, which encodes MKGWHVGDRAFVWGERTYIMGILNITPDSFSDGGDFFNPASAVAHALEMVAAGVDVIDVGGESTRPGASEVPISAELARVLPVIEGIRQQSQIPISIDTTHAVVAQAAVAAGANIVNDVSGGQADPEMFATVAALGVPYILMHRRGTPATMQQLTDYEDLIEDLLCYFQEQTQRAIASGIPPEHLMIDPGIGFAKTTPQNLTLLRELQRFRDLGYPLLIGPSRKRFIGDVLNLPNPKDRVWGTAAVCCHAIAQGVEMVRVHDVAAMVQVCRMADVLWRSP
- a CDS encoding universal stress protein; translated protein: MIENILLADSGTGQSEQMLKSLMELPAIQRAAVTVLHVIPPKITAEEMAEQRQAAAKLLAEAVARLHLDPVISVNTMLREGDPKDTVLHVADEINADLIIMGSRGLKRLQSILENSVSQYVFQLSSRPMLLVRDDLFVKKINRIMVALNHSAAAKASLDLAVRLIEGVKGGKLILAHVNPDLKGHADTPSAAAEKDPILAEAATVAKQRGVEYQCVLTTGKPGEEICRIATDTNADLLVLGSPDRRPSIARSLPDLDRLLGTSLSDYVRVYAECPVLFVRQSEA
- a CDS encoding DUF4129 domain-containing protein: MTFFDHLRWQGDRQWRQWSEALEYTFLQLFRQQTEPFGEEPPPSEAWLRWFFQGVLLVGLGFVLYFLGRSLWRWWQRRSRAFSPTAISTLEERPRPVREWLELAQNLQLAGDYRGACRALYMALLYRLQEAGWLRVQAHWTNGDYLRELERLFQLGERSPAVRRSIQHLFQVHSRSYYGAEAVDAQTLATCQAAYFEVEPFLRESQP
- a CDS encoding superoxide dismutase, whose amino-acid sequence is MAFVQEPLPFDPGALEPYGMSAKTFEFHYGKHHKAYVDNLNKLTQDTELADKSLEDVIRITYGDAAKVGIFNNAAQVWNHTFFWNSLKPGGGGAPTGDVAARINSAFGSYDEFKSQFKNAAATQFGSGWAWLVLEAGTLKVTKTPNAENPLVHGQVPLLTLDVWEHAYYLDYQNRRPDFIDNFLNQLVNWDFVAKNLAAA
- a CDS encoding MFS transporter, which gives rise to MPLDPSSPNSAATSARPPLSLWTKVAFGAGDLGTAITANLQVFFLMVFLTNVAGLNAGLAGSVLMIGKIWDAINDPIIGYLSDRTPVGKWGRRHIWMISAAVPFGLSFFLNWWIPPIDQSLLFYYYVLIGLLFNTFYTAVNLPYSALTPELTEDYNERTSLNSFRFAFSIGGSIGSLLLAQILFQVIKEPKTQYIVLGGIAAVLSVLPIYGCVWGTRQRVREFEGHTPSSGQNPLPLKTQLRLVFSNRPFLFVMGIYLCSWLAVQITAALIPFFIGDWLQMSPAEYTQVALAVQSTAMIMLFVWSAVSRRIGKKAVYYMGMALWMIAQAGLFLLQPGQTTLVYVCAIVAGFGVSTAYLVPWSMIPDVIDLDELNSGQRREGVFYAFMVLLQKIGLALGLFLVGQALQWAGYLSSVAGEPQPVQPPSALLAIRIAIGPLPTLFLIIGIVLAYLYPITQAVHQEILLKLHAKRQGEAGA
- a CDS encoding photosystem I assembly protein Ycf3, which gives rise to MPRSQRNDNFIDKTFTVMADLILKVLPTSSQSKTAFAYYRDGMSAQADGEYAEALENYQAALELEEDPNDRSYILYNIGLIHASNGDHEKALEYYHQALELNPRMPQALNNIAVIYHYLGTQAEEQQRSEEAEQLFDRAADYWKRAIQLAPNNYIEAQNWLKTTGRSSMDVYF
- a CDS encoding ARPP-1 family domain-containing protein, which produces MNLLQELLQTVEIGTPQTFGGMTLFPLLRPISAEPDYWTLTEAMNQNLLKITEVSAGGHVPELLCRNLSDRSVLLLDGEELVGAKQNRILNLTILVPAHTDLKIPVSCVERGRWHYNSYEFAVADRAYHPTGRAKKTRHVTESLKRMGSRHANQGEVWADVDEHLMAFACESATAALADVYEKTSHSLNEYVGAFQAIAHQIGALFVVHGQIFGLELLDFPATFGKLLPKFSRSYGLEALKPSRSQRSGVTTADAKAFLTTVAAATMETFDALAEGTDVRLTHPEVIGSALVAKERVVHLSAFPTKIAQSKPRHHFWDDELGF
- a CDS encoding phosphoglucomutase/phosphomannomutase family protein — translated: MVGSILRLEQVSIPEDAPIRFGTDGWRGIIGAEFTFNRLLRAAKAAAAVLHRTYGKGITPRIIVGYDRRFLAEQFAAAVAQLLASQGYQVWLSNCAAPTPAFSWAVKAEAAIGGLVITASHNPGIYAGLKVKGAFGGSVPTTVTQAIEAQLAQGDPPPVGPAKTDYQAFDPWPSYCGALRTHVDPRPIREAIASGQLQVCADVMHGVAAGGLERLLEVPIREFRRDRDPLFGGGAPEPIGRYLTATQEQLRQQHSATPTVCLVFDGDADRLAVIDGKGVLYTAQEIIPILIDHLARHSPYRGAVIKSISSSDLVARVAAHHGLAVIETPIGFKYIGDRMLAGEAVLLGAEESGGIGYGHHLPERDALLSALYLLQALVTSGLSIGEYYQQLQKTMNFYSAYDRVDLTLASLAQRQKLEAILAEHPFTQILDSPVSHWESIDGYKFHLADGGWLLIRFSGTEPLLRLYCQGKTPEQVKDILEWASQWAVAVAG
- the gatC gene encoding Asp-tRNA(Asn)/Glu-tRNA(Gln) amidotransferase subunit GatC produces the protein MATKVITAEDVRKVAHLARLAIDESEIEALTQQLDSILDYVNQLSELDVTDIPPTTRAIEVSNVTRPDVLEPWPNREDLLAIAPDREDDFFRVPKIM